The stretch of DNA TGGAATCCTGGAAGCCGCCCTGCCGGAATACCCCGTCTCAGTTGACCTGACAGTCGAGAAGATTGTGGCAGGAGGACGTTCAGAAATCGTCTTTGAAATGAAACACCCGGGCGGTCAGTTTTCAATGCCCTACCGCGAGAAGAAAGGGACCGTCATTTTGATTAAAATATACGATGAGGAAGTCAAACGCTTCACATTAGAATAAAAATCGCAAAATTCCATCAGGGAATAAGGGCAGCCTTAATCAGGCTGCCTTTTTTATCCAGGTATTCCAGCATACTTTCCTGTATACCCTCAAAGAATTCTCTTTCTAATTCTGCCGCTTTTTCACCAATATAGCGGTAATGCCAGCTTTCCCACATATACCCTGTATAGGACTCCATCCCTTTGGGATAGCTGAGGGAAAAACCATAGCGCCAGGCATTGTTTTCAAGCCATTTCCCAGCATCGGTATCTGCAAATGAATCGTCAATACACCCGAAATCCAAAGTCGTTCCCAATTGATGCTGAGATTTTCCAGGCCTGGCGGAATAGCGGTCTGCTGCTTCCTGTCCATCCTTTTCAACGTAACGATTATACAAACCTTCCTGGTAGTCATAGGATCTGTAAGAGGAGGAA from Oceanispirochaeta sp. encodes:
- a CDS encoding M15 family metallopeptidase, which produces PQVSERLHPSFSFTEKDIPSLTEGLPESVIAGIAKRPEYFLQLLTTVSVENQDLIRLVNKKVGLGREDEPHDLAHLDDYRGGLYLSRPGHRLRKVMIPSLLAMTEAARMEGIELLISSSYRSYDYQEGLYNRYVEKDGQEAADRYSARPGKSQHQLGTTLDFGCIDDSFADTDAGKWLENNAWRYGFSLSYPKGMESYTGYMWESWHYRYIGEKAAELEREFFEGIQESMLEYLDKKGSLIKAALIP